A single genomic interval of Trichosurus vulpecula isolate mTriVul1 chromosome 6, mTriVul1.pri, whole genome shotgun sequence harbors:
- the SLC10A4 gene encoding sodium/bile acid cotransporter 4, whose amino-acid sequence MDSKDSETLLFLPSPEPDNYTQKTNVSSFSPSPGLNFNTSITADPSLSPNFSSSMIPDTSSSLSLSLTPSPSLIPSPSLTPSPSFIPSPSLSSSLNPTPTTWESKISSSPQGFAHLPQDWGSLENPFWDTPLNHGLNVFVGVALCITMLGLGCTVEVNHIGAHIRRPIGVLLALICQFVFMPLLAFLLALIFSLDEVEAVAVLLCGCCPGGNLSNLMSLLVNGDMNLSIIMTISSTLLALLLMPLCLWIYSRAWINTTLVQLLPLGAVTLTLCSTLIPIGVGVFIRYKYTRVADYVLKVSLWSLLVTLVVLFIMTGTMLGPELLASIPATVYVVAIFMPLAGYLSGYGLATLFRLPSNCKRTVSLETGSQNVQLCTAILKLTFPPHLIGSMYMFPLLYALFQSAEAGIFVLVYKMYGREIVHKQDPLDEDDTDISYKKLKEEEMADTSYGSVKVDEHNSIMMEPTQTSL is encoded by the exons ATGGATAGCAAAGACAGTGAGACTCTGCTGTTCTTGCCTTCTCCAGAGCCGGATAACTACACCCAGAAAACCAACGTCAGCAGCTTCAGCCCAAGCCCTGGCCTTAACTTCAATACCAGCATCACTGCTGACCCCAGCCTCAGCCCCAATTTTAGCTCTAGCATGATCCCTGACACCAgctccagcctcagcctcagcctcaccCCTAGCCCCAGCCTCATCCCTAGTCCCAGCCTCACCCCTAGCCCCAGCTTCATCCCTAGCCCCAGCCTCAGTTCCAGTCTGAATCCTACCCCCACCACCTGGGAGTCAAAGATTAGCAGTAGTCCACAAGGCTTTGCCCACCTCCCACAGGATTGGGGCTCCCTAGAAAATCCGTTCTGGGATACCCCTTTGAACCATGGACTGAATGTATTTGTGGGAGTGGCACTGTGCATTACCATGCTGGGTTTGGGCTGCACTGTGGAGGTGAATCACATAGGGGCTCACATCCGCAGGCCCATAGGGGTACTGCTGGCACTTATCTGCCAGTTTGTCTTCATGCCCCTACTGGCCTTCCTTCTGGCCCTTATCTTCTCTCTGGATGAAGTGGAGGCTGTAGCAGTATTATTATGCGGCTGTTGTCCAGGTGgaaacctttccaatcttatgtCTCTGCTAGTGAATGGCGACATGAACCTCAG TATCATCATGACTATTTCTTCCACGCTTCTGGCTTTGCTGCTGATGCCCCTGTGCCTGTGGATCTATAGTCGGGCCTGGATCAATACAACTCTGGTGCAGTTATTACCACTGGGAGCAGTCACCCTGACCCTCTGCAGCACCCTGATTCCTATTGGTGTAGGTGTCTTCATCCGCTACAAATATACACGAGTTGCTGATTACGTCCTTAAG GTTTCCCTGTGGTCTCTGCTAGTGACTCTGGTGGTCCTTTTCATTATGACTGGCACTATGTTAGGACCTGAACTGTTGGCAAGTATTCCTGCAACTGTTTATGTTGTTGCAATTTTTATGCCTTTGGCTGGATATCTGTCAGGATATGGTTTAGCTACCTTATTCCGTCTTCCATCCAACTGCAAGAGGACTGTCTCTCTGGAAACAGGTAGTCAGAATGTACAACTCTGCACTGCTATTCTAAAACTAACCTTTCCTCCACACCTCATAGGAAGTATGTACATGTTTCCTTTGCTTTATGCTCTTTTCCAGTCTGCAGAAGCAGGGATTTTCGTATTGGTATATAAGATGTATGGGAGGGAAATTGTACATAAACAAGATCCTCTGGATGAAGATGATACAGATATTTCTTATAAGAaactgaaggaagaagaaatggcagaTACTTCATATGGATCAGTTAAAGTAGATGAACATAATTCAATAATGATGGAGCCCACCCAGACCTCACTGTAG